From Demequina lutea, a single genomic window includes:
- a CDS encoding EAL domain-containing protein, translating to MTHPLTVLVFTPSLGGNFFGDLFTGIAREVVGADGRLVFVETLQAAAPRDEAGEQGDFATRVAWSQVDGVISITTAVGAGYLQQLRAAGKPVVLVSSTQMADFNAPVARPDNRRGTIAAVEHLIEHGHTRIGFVGNLAQQDIRERFAAYRQTLAAHGLTADPALMFAAPENAETGGAVAARSLLDAPQRPTALMVATDQNAMGVIRTLTDAGLIIPRDLAIVAFDNIAAGTFSAPTLSSVNQSFDKVGALAGRLILAKMRGGAVPDITFESESAALIVRESCGCDIEAQHSESRAGDSLSVAPIERLRDELQDVLERELLTGDAVVDNRSQHAVTAIALDAVRVVEQGDNVSAAQIKALTTSLQSLTSRPDTLRRFTDAIVDHAQRAGSSTARATDGRSAVSARVAAALWKVQAAASLQQAEVTDKAIAEQYVVDAGLLDTGDSDPRDLRWLTGTRVKAGVLALWEGKPSSGQLRIVGTYDPANVQPKLVDTLLSSEHFPPEQLIVSATKGSREVCVVVPVSTKERDWGLLAVVAEIDPTTARETFQHWAELLCASLESQRLQEVVRRSALFDALTGLPNRQLFVTQLEHALALWRRSHTPFSVLFLDVDGFKLINDSLGHQMGDRVLIAVGADITRELRSVDTGARFGGDEFVILLTDTDAAGALVVAQRVQARFAEVHEFDGHEVVTRASIGIATSLIEYTSAEEVLHDADTAMYRAKTAEPGTVAFFDAPMHVSALRRTALANELDQGLRENQFELQYQPIVNLASGRTDRFEALVRWRHPERGQLLPDEFLPSMEDTGLIVQLGHWVMAEVCRQLVEWGPEVVSVSVNISDKEFWSQDLLTRVLATVGRHGLAPDRITLEITESVLMRRPELALRLMQKMHEAGLRLHIDDFGTGYSSLETLHRFPVDAFKIDRSFIRTLTSSDNSVELISALVKLGKALGIAVVAEGVETGEQLEFLQEIGCATGQGYLFMPAVAGDRVAELLGHSLHAEDSSQTL from the coding sequence ATGACGCACCCGCTGACCGTACTCGTTTTCACTCCAAGCCTCGGCGGAAACTTCTTCGGGGACCTCTTCACTGGCATCGCCCGGGAGGTCGTCGGTGCGGACGGGCGCCTGGTGTTCGTTGAGACCCTTCAAGCGGCCGCGCCCCGCGACGAAGCTGGCGAGCAGGGCGATTTCGCCACCCGGGTCGCTTGGTCGCAAGTGGACGGGGTCATTTCGATTACGACGGCAGTGGGCGCGGGCTACCTGCAGCAGCTTCGCGCGGCCGGAAAGCCCGTGGTGCTCGTATCGAGCACCCAGATGGCTGACTTCAACGCGCCGGTCGCCAGGCCAGATAATCGCCGGGGCACCATTGCCGCCGTCGAACACCTCATCGAGCACGGCCACACGCGCATAGGGTTCGTCGGCAACCTGGCTCAGCAGGACATCCGTGAGCGGTTCGCCGCCTACCGCCAAACGCTCGCAGCCCACGGCCTCACGGCAGATCCCGCGCTCATGTTTGCGGCGCCCGAGAATGCCGAGACGGGCGGTGCCGTCGCGGCCCGCAGCCTTCTCGACGCACCGCAACGTCCAACTGCGCTGATGGTCGCCACGGACCAAAACGCGATGGGGGTCATCCGTACGCTAACTGATGCAGGACTGATTATTCCGCGCGACCTAGCGATCGTGGCGTTTGACAACATTGCAGCCGGGACATTCAGCGCTCCCACGCTCTCGAGTGTCAACCAAAGTTTCGACAAGGTCGGCGCGCTCGCCGGCCGACTCATCCTGGCGAAGATGCGCGGCGGTGCCGTGCCTGACATCACCTTCGAATCAGAGTCAGCCGCCCTCATTGTGCGGGAATCGTGTGGGTGCGACATTGAAGCGCAACACAGCGAAAGCCGGGCGGGTGACTCGTTGTCCGTTGCGCCAATAGAGCGCTTGCGTGACGAACTCCAGGACGTGCTCGAACGGGAACTGCTCACCGGAGACGCGGTCGTCGACAATCGATCGCAACATGCGGTAACGGCAATCGCTCTTGACGCGGTGCGTGTCGTCGAGCAAGGCGACAACGTCAGCGCCGCGCAAATCAAGGCCCTCACGACATCGTTGCAAAGTCTCACATCCCGCCCCGATACACTTCGTCGCTTTACGGACGCGATAGTCGACCACGCCCAGCGGGCCGGTTCCTCGACCGCGCGTGCGACGGACGGAAGGTCCGCCGTGTCTGCGCGAGTTGCCGCCGCGCTGTGGAAGGTGCAGGCGGCGGCGTCCCTCCAGCAGGCGGAAGTCACCGACAAGGCGATTGCCGAGCAGTATGTCGTTGACGCGGGGCTACTCGACACCGGCGACTCCGATCCGCGCGACCTTCGCTGGCTCACCGGCACCCGCGTCAAGGCGGGAGTTCTCGCACTGTGGGAGGGCAAGCCGTCATCCGGTCAACTACGGATCGTGGGCACATACGACCCCGCCAATGTCCAGCCGAAACTCGTCGACACCCTCCTGTCGAGCGAGCACTTCCCCCCGGAACAGCTCATCGTCAGTGCTACGAAAGGGAGCCGCGAAGTGTGCGTGGTCGTCCCGGTAAGCACTAAGGAACGCGACTGGGGTCTACTCGCTGTTGTCGCAGAGATCGACCCGACCACTGCGCGTGAGACCTTTCAACACTGGGCTGAACTACTGTGCGCGTCCTTGGAGTCACAGCGTCTCCAAGAGGTGGTGCGCAGAAGTGCCCTGTTTGACGCCCTCACCGGACTGCCAAACCGGCAACTCTTCGTCACGCAGCTGGAACATGCCCTTGCGTTGTGGCGACGTTCCCACACCCCCTTTTCCGTACTCTTTCTCGACGTTGACGGCTTCAAACTCATCAACGATTCGCTCGGACACCAAATGGGCGACCGCGTGCTCATCGCAGTCGGGGCCGACATCACGCGAGAGTTGCGCTCGGTGGACACGGGAGCTCGTTTCGGCGGCGACGAGTTCGTGATCCTGCTCACCGACACCGACGCTGCCGGCGCGCTGGTTGTAGCCCAGAGGGTGCAGGCGCGTTTTGCGGAGGTTCACGAGTTCGACGGCCACGAGGTCGTGACTCGGGCGAGCATAGGAATCGCAACCAGCCTCATCGAGTACACGTCCGCGGAGGAGGTCTTGCACGACGCCGACACCGCGATGTACCGGGCGAAGACGGCCGAGCCGGGGACGGTGGCATTCTTTGACGCTCCAATGCACGTGAGCGCGTTGCGCAGAACCGCGTTGGCCAACGAACTCGATCAGGGGCTGCGGGAGAATCAGTTTGAACTTCAATATCAGCCGATCGTCAACCTGGCCTCCGGTCGCACGGATCGTTTTGAAGCACTTGTGCGTTGGCGTCACCCCGAGCGCGGGCAACTCCTACCCGATGAGTTCCTGCCCTCGATGGAGGATACCGGACTCATCGTCCAACTCGGCCACTGGGTGATGGCCGAGGTTTGCCGCCAACTCGTGGAGTGGGGCCCCGAGGTCGTGAGCGTGAGCGTCAATATTTCGGACAAGGAATTCTGGAGCCAAGACCTTTTGACGCGCGTCCTCGCGACCGTCGGGCGCCACGGGCTCGCGCCGGACCGGATCACACTCGAGATCACCGAGAGCGTGCTGATGCGCCGCCCCGAGTTGGCTTTGCGCTTAATGCAAAAGATGCACGAGGCTGGTCTGCGACTTCACATTGACGACTTTGGAACCGGGTACTCCTCCCTCGAGACCCTGCACCGGTTTCCGGTGGACGCGTTCAAGATCGACCGATCATTCATCCGCACGCTGACGAGTTCTGACAACAGCGTCGAGCTGATCTCCGCCCTGGTGAAGCTCGGCAAGGCGCTGGGTATAGCCGTGGTGGCGGAGGGGGTCGAGACCGGCGAACAACTTGAGTTCTTGCAGGAAATTGGTTGCGCGACGGGCCAGGGCTACCTGTTCATGCCTGCTGTCGCCGGCGATCGCGTAGCGGAACTGCTGGGTCACTCACTGCACGCAGAGGATTCTAGCCAAACGCTCTGA
- a CDS encoding UbiA family prenyltransferase codes for MSSWRLIRALALSCHPIPSVAVTAMSAGLAALAGLPVGRGALVTAAVFTGQLSIGWSNDYLDAERDRAVLRPDKPLATGAVRPRIVGIATAVALVSTFTLSTLLGWPGGAVALITVLTAWAYNLGLKATILSWLPYAIAFGLSPAIATLSASPPRWPAAWVLTVGVLLGVAAHLGNVLPDLGDDVATGIHGLAHKIGARATALTATAMLLTASAVILFGPAGHLGSWRWTGFGAAVLITCAATRLAFRDPSSRRFFFAIILIAALNLVSFGFSGIRI; via the coding sequence ATGTCCTCATGGCGGCTGATCCGTGCGCTTGCCCTGTCATGTCACCCCATTCCCTCGGTGGCCGTGACGGCGATGAGTGCTGGATTGGCAGCCCTCGCCGGGCTCCCCGTCGGCCGCGGTGCGCTTGTGACGGCCGCGGTGTTCACGGGCCAGCTGTCGATTGGCTGGTCGAACGACTACCTCGATGCCGAGCGCGACCGGGCCGTGCTGAGGCCCGACAAACCCCTCGCTACTGGTGCAGTCCGGCCGCGCATCGTCGGCATTGCCACTGCGGTGGCGCTCGTCTCCACTTTCACCCTGTCGACGCTGCTCGGTTGGCCAGGCGGCGCCGTTGCACTGATTACCGTGCTCACCGCCTGGGCCTACAACCTGGGCCTCAAGGCAACGATCCTGTCTTGGTTGCCGTACGCGATTGCCTTCGGGTTGTCCCCCGCGATCGCGACCCTGTCGGCCTCGCCCCCTCGGTGGCCGGCTGCCTGGGTGTTGACCGTGGGTGTGCTCCTCGGCGTTGCCGCACATCTCGGCAACGTACTACCGGACCTCGGCGATGACGTCGCCACCGGAATCCACGGACTGGCACATAAGATCGGCGCCAGGGCAACGGCACTGACCGCAACCGCAATGTTGCTCACTGCATCTGCGGTCATCCTCTTTGGCCCGGCCGGGCACTTGGGATCGTGGCGTTGGACCGGATTCGGTGCGGCCGTGCTCATCACGTGTGCTGCCACGCGCCTCGCGTTCCGCGACCCATCATCGCGGAGGTTCTTCTTCGCAATCATCCTGATCGCGGCGCTCAACCTCGTGTCGTTCGGCTTCTCGGGCATCCGCATCTGA
- the mgrA gene encoding L-glyceraldehyde 3-phosphate reductase yields MPYLPAADRYDTMAYRRTGRSGLVLPLLSLGLWHNFGDDKPLETQRAILRTAFDRGITHFDLANNYGPPYGSAEVNAGRVLREDFGQHRDELVISTKAGYDMWPGPYGQGGGSRKYLLASLDQSLARLGLDYVDIFYSHRFDAATPLEETMGALDTAVRSGRALYAGISSYSAADTRRAAQILAELGTPLLIHQPSYSMLNRWIENDGLLDALDEVGAGCIAFSPLAQGMLTDRYLKGIPAGSRAAEHSSLSTDLISADAMAHVRALNEIAADRGQSLAQMALAWALRDERMTSLVLGASSVAQLEQNLGALANLEFTNTDLAAIDAHAVDSGIDLWARFRLAATS; encoded by the coding sequence ATGCCCTACCTACCCGCCGCCGACCGCTACGACACGATGGCCTACCGCCGCACCGGCCGTTCGGGACTTGTCCTGCCGCTGCTCTCCCTTGGCCTTTGGCACAACTTTGGGGACGACAAGCCGTTAGAGACCCAGCGCGCCATTCTGCGTACCGCCTTCGACAGGGGCATCACGCACTTCGACTTGGCGAATAACTATGGTCCGCCCTACGGTTCGGCCGAGGTCAACGCGGGCCGGGTGCTGCGCGAGGACTTCGGACAACACCGCGACGAGCTCGTGATTTCGACCAAGGCCGGCTACGACATGTGGCCGGGCCCATACGGTCAGGGCGGCGGATCGCGCAAGTACCTGCTGGCCTCTCTCGACCAGTCACTGGCCCGGCTGGGGCTGGACTACGTCGACATCTTCTACTCCCACCGCTTCGACGCCGCCACGCCCCTGGAGGAGACAATGGGTGCGCTCGACACCGCGGTGCGGTCGGGTCGCGCGCTTTACGCAGGCATCTCCTCCTACTCCGCCGCCGACACTCGCCGGGCCGCGCAGATCCTTGCCGAGCTCGGCACTCCGTTGCTGATCCACCAGCCCTCCTACTCGATGCTCAACCGGTGGATAGAGAACGACGGGCTGCTGGACGCGCTTGACGAGGTAGGCGCCGGTTGCATCGCGTTCTCACCGCTAGCCCAAGGCATGCTGACCGACCGCTACCTGAAAGGCATTCCGGCCGGCTCGCGCGCCGCGGAGCACTCCTCGCTGTCCACCGACTTGATCTCTGCGGACGCGATGGCGCACGTCCGCGCCTTGAACGAGATCGCCGCCGACCGGGGCCAGTCGCTCGCGCAGATGGCGCTCGCGTGGGCGCTTCGTGACGAGCGCATGACCTCCTTGGTGCTCGGTGCGAGCAGCGTGGCCCAACTCGAGCAGAATCTGGGTGCACTGGCCAACCTCGAATTCACCAACACCGACCTGGCCGCGATCGACGCTCACGCCGTCGATTCGGGCATCGACCTGTGGGCGCGGTTCCGGCTTGCGGCGACTAGCTGA
- a CDS encoding transcriptional regulator, translated as MTEEPAFTHPRHHLDDALLTPVRYSAMAALGNGSEVDFATLRDLIETDDSSLSKAVFRLERTGYVAVRKGYVANKPRTWLRPTAAGLKALRVHSAALQAITEIQVTPQVDGEGH; from the coding sequence ATGACCGAGGAGCCGGCCTTCACCCATCCACGGCACCACCTGGACGATGCCCTCCTCACACCCGTGCGCTATTCGGCCATGGCCGCACTCGGCAACGGGTCGGAGGTGGACTTCGCCACCCTGCGCGACCTCATCGAGACCGACGACTCCTCGCTCAGTAAGGCCGTCTTTCGACTCGAAAGAACTGGCTACGTCGCCGTGCGAAAGGGGTACGTCGCCAACAAGCCACGGACCTGGCTCCGCCCAACGGCGGCGGGGCTCAAGGCCCTGCGAGTGCACAGCGCAGCGCTGCAGGCCATTACGGAGATTCAGGTCACGCCGCAAGTCGACGGCGAGGGCCACTGA
- a CDS encoding helix-turn-helix domain-containing protein: MSISADKMKDAPAWATRYETTDDESGGWFARDLTKPTTIATATGSQTGRAQLILDSGNVYVVDNATDQQWSNPGQMRMLAAHLLNAADAWDELRTAALNTGFVENLNRCMTAADVDVAGLADRTEIPVARLEAILSGKAEVGMAELVMFAEALDVSPSELLPTPRDV; encoded by the coding sequence ATGAGTATCTCAGCAGACAAGATGAAGGACGCCCCGGCTTGGGCAACGCGTTACGAGACGACGGATGACGAGAGCGGCGGATGGTTCGCACGCGACCTCACCAAGCCCACCACCATCGCCACGGCGACGGGCTCGCAGACTGGGCGGGCTCAACTGATCCTCGATAGCGGGAACGTCTATGTGGTCGATAACGCCACGGACCAGCAATGGTCCAACCCTGGGCAGATGCGCATGCTTGCGGCGCACTTGCTCAACGCGGCCGACGCTTGGGACGAACTACGCACGGCTGCACTCAACACGGGCTTCGTGGAGAACCTCAACCGCTGCATGACTGCCGCCGACGTGGACGTGGCGGGACTTGCGGACCGGACAGAGATTCCGGTGGCGAGGCTCGAAGCGATCCTTAGCGGCAAGGCAGAGGTGGGCATGGCCGAGTTGGTCATGTTCGCCGAAGCGCTCGACGTGAGCCCGTCCGAGTTACTGCCCACACCGCGCGACGTGTAG
- a CDS encoding phage major capsid protein — protein sequence MSNVIFAKNAIRDLATKAKETVANESLSTAQKKRILDDIDVDLKTHAATVELHKSAQRLMGGGESLESGYGYGVETGRAVKGLATPSLSLAPDEQQGLFLAAKSGQNLTLHLKDAASSDLARTQLPAQFIGLVDRKFEPSRILDHIPSTTMAGPSVEWITHTANTVALPSPVITLGTAASGGTFAAGDYFWKLTATNSGGETVGSNELTATLTASQKQPINWTAVTGANGYRLYRGIAAGAENVLVAVISDGTTATYTDLGGAGTSATVPTVDRTAGAATVHAGGQMPETSLTPVQTILTAKKLGIFTTVVDEMLQDFPTFAGYTQVELQRQITDAENWQLLNGDGTGDNLLGLLNTPSTLSRVKGSGDAALDVISAGISDLRTGPSYCEPDVIVINPTTWNTIRTAKNSLGNYILGDPGQSTVSEVWGVPVVQTSQMLPGTVVLANLEMGAQAFVREGITLAMTNSSDNDFTNGKVKIRATERLCLGVSRPTAINILTGF from the coding sequence ATGTCTAATGTCATTTTCGCAAAGAACGCAATACGGGACCTCGCCACCAAGGCGAAGGAGACCGTCGCCAACGAGTCCCTCTCAACCGCGCAGAAGAAGCGCATCCTCGACGACATCGACGTCGACCTCAAGACCCACGCCGCGACGGTCGAGCTCCACAAGTCCGCACAGCGCCTCATGGGCGGCGGGGAGTCGCTAGAGAGCGGTTACGGGTACGGCGTCGAAACCGGCCGCGCGGTTAAGGGTCTGGCAACCCCGAGCCTGTCCCTGGCACCCGATGAGCAGCAGGGCCTCTTCCTGGCCGCGAAGTCGGGCCAGAACCTCACGCTTCACCTCAAGGATGCGGCGTCCTCAGATCTCGCACGGACTCAACTGCCCGCCCAGTTCATCGGCTTGGTGGATCGCAAGTTCGAGCCGAGCAGAATCCTCGATCACATCCCGAGCACCACCATGGCAGGCCCAAGCGTCGAGTGGATCACCCACACTGCGAACACGGTTGCCCTACCCTCGCCGGTCATCACCCTGGGCACGGCGGCATCAGGTGGCACGTTCGCCGCTGGCGACTATTTCTGGAAGTTGACCGCGACCAACAGCGGCGGCGAGACGGTGGGCTCTAACGAGTTGACCGCGACGCTGACCGCGAGCCAGAAGCAGCCGATCAACTGGACCGCTGTCACCGGGGCCAACGGCTACCGCCTGTACCGGGGGATAGCGGCTGGCGCTGAGAACGTCCTAGTTGCCGTCATCTCCGACGGAACAACCGCGACATACACCGACCTCGGCGGGGCAGGCACGAGTGCCACGGTCCCGACCGTGGACCGCACCGCAGGCGCCGCAACGGTGCACGCGGGTGGGCAGATGCCCGAGACGTCACTGACGCCCGTGCAGACGATCCTGACAGCGAAGAAGCTCGGCATCTTCACCACCGTCGTGGATGAGATGCTTCAGGACTTCCCGACGTTCGCGGGGTACACGCAGGTCGAGCTACAGCGTCAGATCACCGATGCTGAGAACTGGCAGTTGCTGAACGGCGACGGCACGGGAGATAACCTGCTCGGGTTGCTGAACACGCCGAGCACGCTGTCGCGGGTCAAGGGGTCCGGGGATGCGGCGCTGGACGTCATCTCGGCGGGAATCTCGGACCTGCGTACCGGGCCGAGTTACTGCGAGCCGGACGTCATTGTGATCAACCCGACGACCTGGAACACGATCCGCACGGCGAAGAACTCGCTCGGGAACTACATCCTGGGCGATCCGGGACAAAGCACCGTTAGCGAGGTGTGGGGCGTGCCCGTCGTCCAGACCTCGCAGATGCTGCCTGGGACCGTCGTGCTGGCCAACCTCGAGATGGGCGCTCAGGCGTTCGTCCGCGAGGGCATCACCCTGGCAATGACCAACTCGTCTGATAACGACTTCACCAACGGCAAGGTGAAGATCCGCGCCACCGAGCGCCTCTGCCTGGGAGTCTCCCGGCCGACCGCGATCAACATCCTCACCGGCTTCTAA
- a CDS encoding phage terminase small subunit P27 family — protein sequence MPNRRAVPVGGQEKVFRFATDARVGGSGLDFEVVPAMLDDAGRAEFVRLGEVFADQPTRFREGDRAILTAYCLTWSLYVMTAAELASTGILVQGRSESDRSRSVKNPALVALTQTSSQLRYLARELGLTPDARGRMGLKDEPSDDDSEAWS from the coding sequence ATGCCAAATAGGAGAGCGGTTCCGGTAGGTGGTCAAGAGAAGGTCTTTCGCTTTGCCACGGATGCGAGAGTCGGCGGGTCGGGTCTTGATTTCGAGGTCGTGCCCGCGATGCTCGACGATGCTGGGCGAGCGGAGTTTGTGCGCTTGGGTGAGGTGTTCGCGGACCAGCCGACACGGTTCAGGGAGGGCGACAGGGCCATCCTGACGGCCTATTGCCTAACCTGGTCGCTGTATGTCATGACCGCCGCCGAGTTGGCGTCTACGGGCATCCTGGTGCAAGGGCGGAGCGAGTCGGATCGGTCTCGCTCGGTGAAGAATCCGGCACTTGTCGCCCTAACCCAGACGTCTTCGCAACTGCGCTATCTGGCTCGTGAGCTTGGTCTGACACCGGACGCGCGTGGCCGGATGGGCCTCAAGGATGAGCCGAGCGACGATGACAGCGAGGCCTGGTCGTGA
- a CDS encoding WhiB family transcriptional regulator: protein MSNLPTMPKSLAHDWRGITALIEATALRQVVPCFNGDETPHELWTSDDTQEQKAAATACGQCPVLEQCRQYGIDHPKESGVYGGLTERQRTQAARANTKAKRNS, encoded by the coding sequence ATGAGCAACCTGCCCACAATGCCCAAAAGTCTCGCGCACGACTGGCGAGGCATCACGGCGCTGATCGAAGCCACCGCGCTGCGCCAAGTGGTCCCGTGCTTCAACGGCGACGAGACTCCCCACGAACTGTGGACGAGCGACGACACGCAAGAGCAAAAGGCAGCGGCGACCGCATGTGGCCAATGTCCCGTGCTCGAACAATGCCGCCAATACGGAATCGATCACCCCAAAGAGTCCGGCGTGTACGGCGGCCTAACCGAGCGGCAACGCACCCAAGCGGCACGGGCAAACACCAAAGCAAAGAGGAACTCATGA
- a CDS encoding DUF3631 domain-containing protein: MNGPQVLDSVRAHLERFVAYPNTWAADAHTLWIAHTHLMLVWESTPRIAFLSPEPGSGKSRALEVTEPLVPRPVYAVNTSPAYLFRKVSDESGPPTILYDEIDTVFGPKAKDNEDIRGMLNAGHRRGATAGRCVVRGKEIFTEELPAYCAVALAGLNDLPDTIMTRSVVIRMRRRAKHERVEPWRLRINGPESHVIFDHLARWAASVESKAAVQWPDMPQGVEDRNADVWEALIAVADLAGGDWPQRARVAAVTAVTDLSRQRGESLGIRLLSDLRSVFAARSRMSTIEILDALNGMTESPWGNLRGKELDARALSRFLSKYEVRPRLLRIEGENGPLHGYDAADLADPWSRYVAPVPLQEPVTAVTPVTSPPVEPCSVCHEPMSFDSGTGVHVTCEAVV, from the coding sequence ATGAACGGCCCGCAGGTTCTCGACTCCGTGCGCGCCCACCTTGAGCGGTTCGTCGCATATCCAAACACGTGGGCCGCCGACGCTCACACGCTTTGGATTGCCCACACACACCTAATGCTCGTCTGGGAGTCCACGCCGCGTATTGCGTTCCTCTCGCCGGAGCCCGGCAGCGGCAAGTCGCGCGCTCTGGAGGTGACTGAACCACTAGTCCCTCGCCCGGTCTACGCGGTCAACACATCGCCCGCCTACCTGTTCCGCAAAGTCTCAGACGAGTCTGGCCCGCCCACGATCCTCTACGACGAGATCGACACGGTGTTTGGCCCCAAAGCCAAAGACAACGAGGACATTCGCGGAATGCTCAACGCGGGACACCGCAGGGGCGCCACCGCCGGGCGTTGCGTAGTTCGCGGCAAAGAGATATTCACCGAGGAATTACCGGCTTACTGTGCCGTCGCCCTCGCGGGCCTGAATGACCTGCCCGACACGATCATGACTCGAAGCGTCGTCATTCGGATGAGGCGCCGCGCAAAGCATGAACGCGTGGAGCCGTGGCGGTTGCGCATCAACGGCCCAGAGTCTCACGTGATCTTCGATCACCTTGCACGGTGGGCGGCCTCTGTCGAATCCAAAGCGGCGGTGCAGTGGCCCGACATGCCCCAGGGTGTCGAGGATCGCAACGCCGACGTGTGGGAGGCCCTAATCGCAGTCGCGGACCTCGCAGGCGGTGACTGGCCACAACGCGCACGTGTAGCGGCTGTAACGGCTGTAACGGACCTGTCGCGTCAAAGGGGGGAAAGCCTAGGCATTCGACTATTGAGCGATCTTCGCTCGGTGTTCGCTGCGCGTTCGCGTATGTCCACTATCGAGATACTCGACGCGCTCAACGGGATGACAGAGTCCCCATGGGGAAACCTACGAGGTAAAGAGCTTGACGCACGTGCGCTCTCCAGGTTCCTAAGCAAGTACGAAGTGCGACCAAGACTTCTACGGATAGAGGGAGAGAACGGACCGCTACACGGCTACGACGCCGCCGACCTCGCCGATCCGTGGAGCCGGTACGTCGCCCCCGTGCCGCTCCAGGAACCCGTTACAGCCGTTACGCCCGTTACATCGCCCCCAGTAGAGCCGTGCAGTGTTTGCCACGAGCCGATGTCTTTTGACTCGGGCACCGGCGTCCACGTCACATGCGAGGCCGTGGTATGA
- a CDS encoding helix-turn-helix domain-containing protein, with protein MNVQATDVKPALFDVNASTAYLGGIGRTQFYALASQGDIRTVKIGRRTFVTRDELDRYIAALGLTHSQAVDAR; from the coding sequence GTGAACGTACAAGCCACAGACGTGAAGCCCGCACTATTCGACGTGAATGCCTCGACGGCATACCTCGGCGGCATTGGCCGCACACAGTTCTACGCGCTCGCAAGTCAAGGCGACATTCGGACCGTCAAGATCGGCAGGCGGACGTTTGTCACGCGCGACGAACTTGACCGATACATCGCGGCGCTCGGACTCACCCACAGTCAGGCGGTCGATGCCCGGTGA
- a CDS encoding tyrosine-type recombinase/integrase, translating to MADKYANGRTRSSKPYRLADGRWGAKVSYRDEWGQIQRVAVYAPNELEIGDRVDEVRRRLGEGLPASDDGATVAQVTALWLTTGLESEDRKASTKATYSTLARKHIVGRAIGGVSLKALKPATIQAWLVEMRRAGLAPSTARQTFTVLKMVLRFAQRNDMIARNPADAVERPRVAHREAAYLSPTDVQRLLGAASSSRYAPLFELLVNTGLRRGEALALMWRDIDLDERTLRVRGTLTRVDGDLVVTDTKTAKSRRVVHVSPTVERILKGLKARQAAERLASGSVWHQTGYVFTTEFGEPSDPRNALRAITVAAKKVGLGGVGLHTLRHSAASVMLTNGVPLKVVSEVLGHSSVAITGDVYGHVAPDIAADALDRLGGALSLPDMALGGENLVQKVVQTQQ from the coding sequence ATGGCTGACAAGTACGCAAACGGGCGCACCCGCTCATCCAAGCCTTACAGGCTCGCGGATGGTCGCTGGGGTGCCAAGGTGTCCTACAGGGACGAGTGGGGCCAGATTCAGCGGGTCGCGGTCTATGCCCCTAATGAACTTGAAATCGGCGACAGGGTTGACGAGGTGCGTCGGCGTCTCGGCGAAGGGTTGCCCGCGTCGGATGACGGCGCGACTGTTGCCCAAGTCACGGCGCTATGGCTGACCACCGGGCTCGAGTCCGAGGATCGCAAGGCCTCGACCAAAGCGACGTATTCGACGCTCGCACGCAAGCACATCGTGGGACGGGCGATAGGCGGCGTGTCCCTCAAGGCACTCAAGCCCGCGACCATTCAGGCGTGGCTTGTGGAGATGCGCCGCGCCGGGCTGGCTCCGTCGACCGCGCGACAGACGTTCACAGTGCTCAAGATGGTGCTCCGCTTCGCGCAGCGAAACGACATGATCGCACGCAACCCCGCAGATGCCGTAGAGCGGCCCAGGGTGGCCCATAGAGAGGCCGCATACCTCTCCCCGACCGATGTTCAACGGTTGCTAGGGGCGGCGTCCTCGTCGCGATATGCGCCATTGTTCGAGCTACTTGTGAACACCGGTCTGCGGCGCGGTGAGGCGCTCGCGCTGATGTGGCGCGATATCGACTTGGACGAGCGAACGTTGCGAGTGCGAGGCACCTTGACACGTGTCGACGGGGATCTAGTCGTGACAGACACTAAGACGGCGAAGTCTCGGCGCGTGGTTCACGTCTCCCCCACTGTGGAACGCATCCTCAAGGGCCTCAAGGCTCGCCAGGCCGCCGAACGTCTCGCATCGGGGTCCGTGTGGCACCAAACGGGCTACGTGTTCACGACGGAGTTCGGAGAGCCAAGCGACCCCCGCAACGCGCTCCGGGCGATCACAGTCGCGGCCAAGAAAGTCGGGCTGGGGGGCGTCGGGCTTCACACGCTGCGCCATAGCGCGGCCTCCGTGATGCTCACGAATGGCGTGCCGCTCAAGGTGGTGTCTGAGGTGCTCGGTCACTCATCGGTGGCGATCACGGGCGACGTCTACGGGCATGTGGCGCCGGACATCGCAGCGGATGCGCTGGACAGGCTTGGGGGCGCTCTCTCGCTCCCGGATATGGCCCTAGGAGGTGAAAACCTGGTTCAAAAAGTGGTTCAAACTCAACAATGA